A single window of Vibrio sp. SCSIO 43137 DNA harbors:
- a CDS encoding class I SAM-dependent methyltransferase, whose product MAAAIYLEKGREKSLRRKHPWIFSRGIKRVEGDPVSGETVDVFAANGEWLAKAAYSPSSQIRARIWSFDKQAIDKSFFIQRIKQAQLLREEVIERDGLTGYRLIAAESDGLPGITIDKYQNFLVCQLLSAGAEYQKTNLIEALIDCFPDCNIYERSDVAIRKKEGLKEAMGVLHGEEPPKSVVIEENGIKINVDIQGGHKTGFYLDQRDSRQQSMKYVKDREVLNCFSYTGGFGLYALKGGAKRVINADVSQPALDNAKENALLNGFDISKKRAVFLNADVFKLLREYRDQGTKFDVVIMDPPKFADSKAQLNGACRGYKDINMLAMQILKPGGTLLTYSCSGLMDQNLFQKILSDAALDAGRSVKFVERFEQAADHPVDTAYPEGFYLKGFACKVL is encoded by the coding sequence ATGGCTGCAGCAATTTATCTGGAAAAAGGGCGCGAAAAATCTCTGAGACGTAAACATCCTTGGATTTTCTCCCGCGGAATCAAAAGAGTTGAAGGTGATCCTGTTTCTGGTGAAACCGTTGATGTTTTTGCTGCAAACGGCGAATGGCTGGCTAAAGCCGCCTATTCTCCCAGTTCACAAATCCGTGCCCGTATCTGGAGTTTTGACAAGCAAGCTATCGACAAGTCATTTTTTATTCAGCGTATCAAACAGGCCCAGTTGCTTCGTGAAGAGGTAATTGAACGCGACGGTCTGACTGGTTACCGCCTTATTGCTGCTGAATCTGACGGCTTACCGGGTATTACTATTGATAAATACCAAAATTTTCTGGTCTGCCAGTTACTCAGTGCCGGCGCCGAGTATCAGAAAACCAACCTGATTGAAGCCCTTATTGACTGCTTCCCCGACTGCAATATTTATGAGCGCTCAGACGTCGCTATCCGTAAAAAAGAAGGCCTGAAAGAGGCCATGGGAGTACTTCACGGTGAAGAGCCGCCAAAATCTGTCGTGATTGAAGAGAACGGTATCAAGATTAATGTTGATATTCAGGGCGGTCATAAAACCGGCTTCTACCTTGATCAGAGAGACAGCCGCCAACAGTCGATGAAATATGTTAAGGACCGCGAAGTACTCAACTGCTTCTCTTATACCGGTGGTTTCGGTCTTTATGCCCTCAAAGGTGGTGCTAAGCGTGTAATTAACGCCGATGTTTCTCAGCCAGCACTGGATAATGCAAAAGAGAATGCCCTGCTTAACGGCTTTGATATCTCCAAAAAGCGCGCTGTATTTCTCAATGCAGATGTTTTCAAGTTGCTTCGTGAATACCGTGATCAGGGAACAAAGTTTGACGTGGTTATTATGGATCCGCCAAAGTTTGCTGACTCAAAAGCCCAGTTAAATGGTGCCTGCCGTGGTTACAAAGACATCAATATGCTGGCAATGCAAATCCTTAAACCGGGCGGAACCTTGCTAACTTACTCCTGCTCCGGCCTGATGGATCAAAATCTGTTCCAAAAGATCCTTTCCGATGCGGCTCTGGACGCAGGAAGAAGTGTTAAATTTGTCGAGCGTTTTGAGCAAGCCGCTGACCACCCGGTCGATACCGCCTACCCCGAAGGTTTTTACCTGAAAGGCTTTGCCTGTAAGGTTCTGTAG
- the yccX gene encoding acylphosphatase, with the protein MSEKAMKFIVSGLVQGVGFRYHTCHEGIKRGLTGYAKNLMNGDVEVIACGSEQQVDSIHEWLKQGPVSARVDRLVTEVIEVKPYSRFEIRY; encoded by the coding sequence ATGAGTGAAAAAGCAATGAAGTTTATTGTTTCAGGGCTGGTTCAGGGGGTAGGGTTTCGCTATCACACCTGTCATGAGGGCATTAAGCGGGGCCTGACGGGATATGCCAAAAATCTGATGAACGGCGACGTAGAAGTGATTGCCTGCGGGAGTGAACAGCAGGTTGATTCTATTCATGAGTGGTTAAAACAGGGGCCGGTATCCGCCCGGGTTGATCGGTTGGTCACCGAGGTAATCGAGGTAAAACCTTACAGCCGTTTTGAAATTCGTTACTAA
- a CDS encoding TusE/DsrC/DsvC family sulfur relay protein encodes MFEYNGHKIETDAEGYLLHFDQWEKGMIEILAKEEGIEVTEAHLEVIFFVRAFYEEFNTSPAIRMLVKAMEKEHGPEKGNSKYLFKLFRKGPAKQATKLAGLPKPAKCL; translated from the coding sequence ATGTTTGAATACAACGGCCATAAGATAGAGACTGATGCAGAGGGTTACCTCCTCCACTTTGATCAGTGGGAAAAAGGCATGATTGAGATATTAGCCAAGGAAGAAGGTATTGAGGTCACTGAGGCTCATCTTGAAGTGATCTTTTTTGTTCGTGCATTCTACGAAGAGTTTAACACCTCTCCCGCTATCCGCATGTTAGTAAAAGCGATGGAGAAAGAGCACGGCCCTGAAAAAGGCAACAGCAAATACCTGTTTAAGTTATTTCGCAAAGGCCCTGCAAAGCAGGCAACTAAGCTTGCCGGCTTACCTAAACCGGCCAAATGCCTGTAG
- a CDS encoding Bax inhibitor-1/YccA family protein codes for MNSPMVSRSSTQQGVIQTNKVLRNTYFLLSLTLLWSAVVAGVSMAMNLPYPNFIIVLVGFYGLLFMIEKNRNNSLGLVFTFALTGFMGYTLGPILNMYIGAGMGDVVMTALGGTALAFMAASAYALTTKRDLSFLNGMMLAGFVVLIVGMIANFFLQMPVLSLALSGMFILFSTGAILLTTQSIVRGGETNYISATVTLYVSIYNIFISLLSILGVMNDD; via the coding sequence ATGAACAGTCCAATGGTTTCCCGCTCGTCAACACAACAAGGCGTGATTCAAACGAACAAAGTATTACGCAATACTTATTTTCTATTATCTCTAACGCTATTGTGGTCAGCGGTTGTCGCTGGTGTTTCAATGGCAATGAACCTGCCATACCCTAACTTTATTATTGTACTGGTTGGTTTTTACGGTCTGCTTTTCATGATTGAAAAGAACCGCAACAACAGCTTAGGTTTAGTATTTACTTTCGCACTGACCGGATTTATGGGCTATACCTTAGGTCCTATCCTTAACATGTATATCGGCGCCGGCATGGGTGACGTTGTAATGACGGCTCTGGGTGGTACTGCCCTTGCCTTTATGGCAGCCTCAGCTTATGCACTAACGACTAAGCGTGACCTGTCGTTCCTTAACGGTATGATGCTGGCTGGTTTTGTAGTACTGATTGTTGGCATGATTGCTAACTTCTTCCTGCAAATGCCTGTGCTGTCACTGGCGCTAAGCGGTATGTTTATCCTGTTCTCTACCGGTGCAATCCTTCTGACGACTCAGTCGATTGTACGTGGCGGTGAAACAAACTATATCTCAGCAACGGTGACTCTGTATGTTTCTATCTACAACATCTTTATCAGCTTGCTAAGCATCCTTGGCGTTATGAACGACGACTAA
- a CDS encoding amino acid ABC transporter ATP-binding protein produces the protein MTQQQDYVIELDDMNKWYGEFHVLKNINLKVKKGEKIVICGPSGSGKSTMIRCINRLEEHQKGKIIVADNELTEDLKNIEAVRREVGMCFQHFNLFPHLTVLENCTLAPIWVKKMPKDEAEEIAMKYLERVKIPDQADKYPGQLSGGQQQRVAIARSLCMNPQIMLFDEPTSALDPEMVREVLDVMVELAEEGMTMLCVTHEMGFAKEVADRVIFMDAGEIIEENNPVDFFENPQSDRTQNFLSQILSH, from the coding sequence ATGACGCAACAACAAGATTACGTAATCGAACTGGATGATATGAACAAATGGTACGGAGAGTTCCATGTTCTTAAAAATATCAACCTGAAAGTAAAAAAAGGCGAAAAAATCGTTATTTGTGGCCCTTCCGGCTCAGGTAAATCAACCATGATTCGCTGTATTAACCGTCTGGAAGAACATCAGAAAGGCAAGATCATCGTCGCCGATAATGAGCTGACAGAAGATCTGAAAAACATTGAAGCGGTGCGAAGAGAAGTTGGAATGTGTTTCCAGCACTTTAATCTGTTCCCTCACCTCACGGTACTGGAAAACTGCACATTGGCACCTATTTGGGTTAAGAAGATGCCGAAAGACGAAGCAGAAGAGATTGCCATGAAATATCTGGAAAGGGTTAAGATCCCGGATCAGGCAGATAAGTATCCCGGTCAGTTATCCGGTGGTCAGCAGCAGCGTGTTGCCATCGCCCGCTCTCTCTGTATGAACCCTCAGATCATGTTGTTCGATGAGCCTACATCAGCACTCGACCCAGAAATGGTTCGTGAGGTACTGGACGTTATGGTAGAACTGGCTGAAGAAGGTATGACCATGCTCTGTGTAACCCATGAAATGGGCTTTGCTAAAGAGGTTGCCGACCGGGTGATATTTATGGATGCAGGGGAAATCATTGAGGAGAATAATCCTGTTGATTTCTTTGAGAATCCACAGTCGGATCGAACTCAAAACTTCTTAAGTCAGATCTTGAGTCACTAA
- a CDS encoding amino acid ABC transporter permease — protein MKVHQFQESLPPPANTVGVVGWLRKNLFNGPVNSVVTVILGYLVFNLLWVIADWAFLNADWIGTTREACSRDGACWVFISVRWEQFMYGFYPEAELWRPRLFYATLAIFVALLMYEKTPKRTWIWLFFVNIYPFMVAALLYGGIFGLEVVETHKWGGLLVTLIIAIVGIVVSLPIGVALALGRRSEMPIIRSICTTYIEIWRGVPLITVLFMASVMLPLFLAEGSETDKLIRALIGVVMFSAAYMAEVIRGGLQAIPKGQYEAADALGLSYWKKMGLIILPQALKITIPSIVNTFIGLFKDTSLVLIIGMFDVLGIGQAANTDPEWLGFATESYVFVALVFWVFCFGMSRYSIWLENKLHTGHKR, from the coding sequence ATGAAAGTGCATCAATTTCAAGAAAGCCTCCCGCCCCCGGCAAATACTGTCGGTGTTGTTGGCTGGCTGAGAAAAAACCTGTTTAACGGCCCGGTCAACTCTGTTGTTACCGTCATACTTGGTTATTTAGTTTTTAATTTGCTCTGGGTTATCGCTGACTGGGCATTCCTTAACGCTGACTGGATTGGCACCACCAGAGAAGCCTGTAGCCGTGACGGAGCCTGCTGGGTGTTTATCAGCGTCCGTTGGGAACAGTTTATGTATGGCTTCTACCCGGAAGCTGAACTTTGGCGTCCCCGCCTGTTCTACGCAACGCTGGCTATCTTTGTCGCTCTGCTGATGTATGAGAAAACACCAAAGAGAACCTGGATCTGGCTGTTTTTTGTAAACATCTATCCGTTTATGGTGGCGGCACTGTTATATGGCGGCATCTTCGGCCTTGAAGTGGTTGAAACCCATAAATGGGGCGGCTTGCTGGTTACTCTGATTATCGCCATTGTCGGTATCGTTGTTTCCCTGCCAATTGGCGTTGCCCTTGCGCTGGGACGGCGTTCAGAGATGCCTATTATCCGCAGCATCTGTACCACCTACATTGAGATCTGGCGTGGTGTGCCTCTGATTACTGTTCTGTTTATGGCTTCGGTTATGTTACCCCTGTTCCTGGCAGAAGGCTCAGAGACAGATAAGCTGATCCGTGCCCTTATCGGTGTGGTGATGTTTAGTGCTGCTTATATGGCGGAAGTTATTCGTGGCGGTCTTCAGGCCATTCCGAAAGGCCAGTATGAAGCTGCCGATGCGCTGGGTCTGAGTTACTGGAAGAAAATGGGACTGATTATCCTGCCTCAGGCACTGAAAATCACCATTCCATCTATTGTTAACACCTTTATAGGCCTGTTTAAAGACACCAGTCTGGTACTGATTATCGGTATGTTTGATGTACTTGGTATCGGACAGGCAGCAAACACCGACCCTGAGTGGTTAGGTTTTGCAACGGAAAGTTATGTATTTGTCGCGTTAGTGTTCTGGGTGTTCTGTTTCGGCATGTCGCGTTACTCGATATGGCTGGAAAACAAACTCCACACCGGTCACAAACGATAG